The following coding sequences lie in one Lolium perenne isolate Kyuss_39 chromosome 2, Kyuss_2.0, whole genome shotgun sequence genomic window:
- the LOC127335141 gene encoding uncharacterized protein encodes MGGVNQDMEELHKLIPWVIILLLSYGAGSISCDGNYTDLASLLDFKRAISNDPMEALSSWNTTVHFCLWEGVACSTTRPGRVVTLSLIGRDLAGKISPSLGNMSYLVSLNLSANKLSGQIPPLLGNLHNLKILDLRENALHGNIPDALTNCSSLIALDLSRNLLVGEIPRKVGLLSAMSYFRLNGNGLTGTIPPGLGNITTLQNIFLHGNQLHGSIPGELGKLPNMLNLLLGVNSLSGRIPEALFNLSSLRQLAMVENMLTGPLPSGTGDFLPNLTRLLLSGNMLEGQIPDSLGNASELRHIALGDELTGQIPTSLGKLQKLILLMLQNNKLEAKDSESWAFLDALGNCTLLEGLSLKGTLLQGVLPDSVGNLSSNLDTLLFGSNMLYGLVPPSIGNLHGLTKLGLELNSFSGHIDGWIENLVNLEELYIGGNNFTGHVPGSIGNISKLSKLFLEWNLFSGPIPSSLGNLSQLSLLDLRYNNLQGGIPKEVFTVATLVRCSLSHNNLEGQIPYVASLKQLNYLDLSSNKLSGQIPLTLGTCQQLQIILMDQNFLSGSIPVIFGNFSILTMLNLSHNNFSGSIPVPLSKLQLLTYLDLSHNHLEGEVPTEGIFKNTTRISLEGNWQLCGGVLDLHMPQCPKASQRRTTWQHYFVVPILGGVVSITLLIYFIISRKKVSRVQLSTPFSSEQFPKVSYKDIAQATEYFAESNLIGRGSHGSVYKGRLIISEPMVVVVKVFKLFMEGDDSSFMSECQALKNIRHRNILPILTACSTIDNRGNDFRALVYSFMPNGSLDTWLHPSSNRDANSKLDLAQRLKIVVDIADALQYIHHDCESPIIHRDLKPSNILLDDDMTAHLGDFGIARFYLETSPTVGDSRSVGTLTGTIGYIPPEYAGGSYLSTSGDVYSFGVVLLEILTGKRPTDSLFCNGLNIVNFVERNFPDQILDMVDVYLLESSQEYSRANPKEENRVFWCLLALVKLALSCTHMAPDDRPNMREVATKLCEIKIPHIG; translated from the exons ATGGGCGGTGTGAATCAAGACATGGAAGAACTCCACAAGCTCATTCCCTGGGTTATAATTCTACTATTGTCGTATGGAGCTGGGAGCATCAGCTGCGACGGGAACTACACGGATCTCGCCTCCCTCCTCGACTTCAAGCGTGCAATATCCAACGATCCAATGGAGGCTCTGAGCTCATGGAACACCACCGTCCACTTCTGCTTGTGGGAGGGCGTCGCCTGCAGCACGACGCGTCCCGGCCGTGTTGTGACGCTGAGCCTGATAGGCCGAGATTTGGCTGGGAAGATCTCTCCTTCTCTAGGAAACATGTCGTACCTCGTTTCCCTTAACCTCTCTGCAAACAAGTTGTCTGGTCAGATACCTCCTCTTCTTGGCAATCTGCACAACCTCAAGATTCTGGACCTGAGGGAAAACGCGCTGCATGGAAATATCCCTGATGCGCTCACAAACTGTTCCAGCTTGATTGCACTTGACCTTTCAAGAAACTTGCTCGTGGGAGAAATTCCCAGGAAAGTAGGCCTCCTCTCCGCCATGTCATATTTCAGGCTTAACGGTAACGGTCTTACCGGGACTATTCCACCTGGTCTAGGGAATATCACAACCTTGCAGAACATCTTTCTTCACGGAAACCAGCTCCATGGAAGCATTCCTGGGGAGCTTGGGAAACTACCCAATATGTTAAACCTGTTGCTTGGTGTAAACAGTCTGTCAGGCAGAATCCCAGAAGCACTCTTTAACCTCTCTTCGCTGCGTCAGTTGGCCATGGTAGAGAATATGCTAACTGGTCCGTTGCCGTCTGGAACTGGGGACTTCCTCCCTAACCTCACTCGGCTTCTTCTGTCTGGCAACATGCTGGAAGGTCAGATTCCAGACTCGCTAGGCAATGCATCAGAGCTGCGGCACATAGCATTGGGAGATGAGCTTACTGGGCAGATCCCAACGTCACTTGGTAAACTTCAGAAGCTCATTTTGCTAATGCTTCAAAACAATAAACTTGAAGCAAAGGATAGCGAAAGCTGGGCCTTCCTAGACGCATTGGGCAACTGCACTCTTCTGGAGGGCCTTTCACTCAAAGGAACTCTGCTACAGGGGGTACTGCCAGATTCAGTCGGTAACCTTTCCTCGAATCTTGACACGCTCTTGTTCGGAAGCAATATGCTATATGGATTGGTTCCGCCAAGCATAGGAAACCTTCATGGGCTAACTAAACTAGGGCTGGAGCTCAATAGCTTTAGTGGTCACATCGATGGATGGATTGAAAATCTGGTTAATTTAGAAGAATTATACATTGGGGGAAATAACTTCACTGGGCATGTTCCAGGTTCCATCGGCAATATTTCAAAGTTGTCAAAACTATTTCTAGAATGGAATCTATTCTCTGGTCCCATACCGTCAAGTTTAGGAAACCTTTCGCAGCTCTCTCTTTTAGACCTTAGATATAACAATCTTCAAGGTGGTATACCAAAGGAGGTTTTCACCGTAGCCACACTTGTTCGATGTTCTTTATCCCACAACAATCTCGAAGGCCAGATTCCTTATGTTGCTAGTCTTAAACAACTCAACTATCTTGATCTTTCATCCAACAAGCTTAGCGGCCAAATTCCACTTACTTTGGGCACTTGCCAACAATTGCAAATCATCCTAATGGACCAAAACTTTCTAAGTGGAAGCATCCCCGTAATTTTCGGAAATTTTAGTATTTTGACCATGCTCAACCTTTCTCATAACAACTTCTCAGGTTCTATCCCAGTTCCTCTTAGTAAACTACAACTTCTCACATATTTAGATCTGTCTCACAATCATCTTGAAGGTGAAGTACCAACAGAAGGGATATTCAAAAACACTACAAGAATTTCTCTTGAAGGCAACTGGCAGCTTTGTGGCGGTGTACTGGATCTACATATGCCTCAGTGCCCCAAAGCTTCTCAGAGAAGAACTACATGGCAACACTATTTTGTAGTCCCCATATTAGGTGGTGTTGTGTCCATCACATTACTGATTTATTTCATCATCTCAAGAAAGAAGGTGTCAAGAGTACAACTATCCACGCCTTTTTCCAGTGAgcaatttcctaaggtttcctaTAAGGATATAGCTCAGGCCACAGAATACTTCGCAGAGTCTAATTTGATTGGGAGAGGAAGCCATGGTTCAGTGTACAAAGGAAGGTTAATAATTTCAGAACCCATGGTTGTGGTTGTGAAGGTTTTTAAGCTTTTTATGGAAGGAGATGATAGCAGTTTCATGTCAGAATGTCAAGCTCTCAAAAATATTCGGCACCGCAATATTCTTCCAATTCTGACTGCATGCTCAACAATTGATAACAGGGGCAATGATTTCAGAGCTCTTGTCTACAGCTTTATGCCCAATGGCAGTTTGGATACTTGGCTGCACCCATCCAGCAATAGAGACGCTAACAGTAAGTTGGATCTGGCTCAAAGACTGAAAATAGTTGTTGATATAGCTGATGCATTGCAATATATCCATCATGATTGTGAGAGTCCCATTATTCACCGTGATTTGAAGCCCAGCAATATTCTTCTAGATGATGATATGACTGCTCATCTAGGAGACTTCGGCATTGCAAGGTTCTATCTTGAAACATCACCAACAGTTGGAGATTCGAGATCAGTTGGTACTTTGACGGGAACAATTGGATATATTCCTCCAG AGTATGCCGGAGGAAGCTACCTATCAACGTCTGGTGATGTGTACAGCTTTGGAGTAGTGCTACTGGAGATATTGACGGGAAAAAGGCCAACTGATTCTTTGTTCTGCAATGGACTCAACATCGTCAACTTCGTCGAGAGGAACTTCCCTGATCAGATACTTGATATGGTTGATGTTTATCTACTAGAATCAAGTCAGGAGTATTCTCGAGCAAATCCAAAAGAAGAAAATAGAGTTTTCTGGTGCTTGTTGGCCCTGGTAAAATTGGCACTTTCTTGCACACACATGGCCCCTGATGATCGACCTAACATGAGAGAAGTAGCTACAAAATTATGCGAAATTAAAATTCCACATATAGGCTAA